From Phragmites australis chromosome 5, lpPhrAust1.1, whole genome shotgun sequence, a single genomic window includes:
- the LOC133918448 gene encoding cytochrome P450 97B2, chloroplastic-like isoform X2, with product MLTNLLSGGSLGDMPVAEGAVTDLFGKPLFFSLYDWFLEHGSVYKLAFGPKSFVVISDPIVARHILRENAFCYDKGVLAEILKPIMGKGLIPADLDTWKQRRKVITPGFHALFIEAMVRIFTKCSERTILKLEELTESENREQKSAIVDLEAEFSNLALDIIGLGVFNYDFDSVTKESPVIKAVYGTLFEAEHRSTFYIPYWNLPLAKWIVPRQRKFHSDLKVINDCLDNLIKNAKETRQEADVEKLQQRDYSSLKDVSLLRFLVDMRGADVDDRQLRDDLMTMLIAGHETTAAVLTWSVFLLAQNPTKMSKAQAEIDSVLSNGAITVECLKKMEYIKSIIVESLRLYPQPPLLIRRSLRPDKLPGGYNGAKEGYEIPAGTDIFVSIYNLHRSPYFWDRPNEFEPERFSVPKNDEGIEGWAGFDPGRSPGAMYPNEIIADFAFLPFGGGPRKCVGDQFALLESTVALALLLRKFDVELRGSPDEVEMVTGATIHTKNGLWCRLRRRT from the exons ATGCTAACCAACCTTCTCAGCGGCGGCAGCCTCGGGGACATGCCCGTCGCCGAGGGCGCTGTCACAGATCTCTTCGGcaagcccctcttcttctcgCTCTATGATTGGTTCCTCGAG CATGGCTCTGTCTACAAGCTTGCTTTTGGACCCAAATCATTCGTTGTCATCTCTGACCCAATTGTTGCTAGACACATCCTCCGGGAAAATGCTTTCTGTTACGATAAG GGAGTTCTCGCTGAAATTTTAAAACCAATAATGGGGAAAGGTCTTATACCTGCTGACCTTGATACTTGGAAGCAAAGGAGAAAAG TTATAACGCCTGGATTCCATGCCTTATTCATAGAAGCTATGGTGAGAATATTTACCAAATGTTCAGAGAGAACGATATTAAAGCTTGAGGAACTTACTGAAAGTGAAAACCGTGAACAAAAATCAGCCATAGTTGACCTTGAAGCCGAGTTCTCCAATTTAGCACTCGATATAATTGGCTTGGGTGTGTTCAATTATGATTTTGACTCAGTTACTAAGGAATCTCCTGTAATCAAG GCAGTATATGGAACTCTTTTCGAAGCTGAGCACCGATCCACATTTTACATCCCCTATTGGAATCTTCCTTTGGCTAAATGGATAGTTCCAAGGCAGCGCAAGTTCCATAGTGACCTCAAGGTCATCAATGACTGCCTTGATAATCTTATAAAAAATGCAAAAGAGACAAGACAG GAAGCTGATGTGGAAAAGCTCCAGCAAAGGGACTACTCATCTTTGAAG GATGTCAGCTTGCTGAGGTTCCTTGTTGACATGCGAGGAGCTGATGTTGATGATCGCCAG CTTCGGGATGATCTTATGACGATGCTTATAGCTGGACATGAAACAACTGCTGCTGTTCTGACCTGGTCTGTTTTTCTACTGGCTCAG AACCCTACCAAGATGAGCAAAGCCCAGGCAGAGATTGATTCTGTACTCAGCAATGGGGCAATTACCGTGGAATGCCTCAAGAAAATGGA GTACATAAAATCGATCATTGTTGAGTCTCTTCGCTTGTATCCTCAGCCACCATTGTTAATCAGGCGTTCTCTCCGACCAGACAAATTGCCAG GTGGGTACAATGGAGCAAAAGAGGGATATGAAATACCAGCTGGGACTGACATATTTGTTTCG ATATACAACCTCCACAGATCCCCATATTTTTGGGATCGGCCAAATGAGTTTGAACCAGAGAGATTTTCAGTTCCAAAGAACGATGAGGGCATAGAAGGGTGGGCCGGTTTTGATCCCGGCCGGAGTCCTGGTGCAATGTACCCCAATGAG ATTATAGCGGATTTTGCTTTCCTTCCATTCGGCGGAGGGCCCCGTAAATGCGTGGGAGACCAATTTGCACTCCTGGAGTCGACGGTGGCTTTGGCCCTGCTGCTGCGGAAGTTTGATGTGGAGCTGCGAGGGTCGCCCGATGAAGTAGAGATGGTGACAGGGGCCACGATTCACACAAAGAACGGGTTGTGGTGCAGACTGAGGAGAAGGACTTGA
- the LOC133918448 gene encoding cytochrome P450 97B2, chloroplastic-like isoform X1, with product MATTASTAATLLPRPVAGSPRPGSASSSPSHRRRLLTVRCQSISVDKQQPKAKRSLLDNASNMLTNLLSGGSLGDMPVAEGAVTDLFGKPLFFSLYDWFLEHGSVYKLAFGPKSFVVISDPIVARHILRENAFCYDKGVLAEILKPIMGKGLIPADLDTWKQRRKVITPGFHALFIEAMVRIFTKCSERTILKLEELTESENREQKSAIVDLEAEFSNLALDIIGLGVFNYDFDSVTKESPVIKAVYGTLFEAEHRSTFYIPYWNLPLAKWIVPRQRKFHSDLKVINDCLDNLIKNAKETRQEADVEKLQQRDYSSLKDVSLLRFLVDMRGADVDDRQLRDDLMTMLIAGHETTAAVLTWSVFLLAQNPTKMSKAQAEIDSVLSNGAITVECLKKMEYIKSIIVESLRLYPQPPLLIRRSLRPDKLPGGYNGAKEGYEIPAGTDIFVSIYNLHRSPYFWDRPNEFEPERFSVPKNDEGIEGWAGFDPGRSPGAMYPNEIIADFAFLPFGGGPRKCVGDQFALLESTVALALLLRKFDVELRGSPDEVEMVTGATIHTKNGLWCRLRRRT from the exons ATGGCCACGACcgcgtccaccgccgccacGCTGCTCCCCAGGCCTGTCGCTGGCTCGCCGCGTCCCggctccgcctcctcctccccgtctCACAGGAGGCGCCTCCTCACCGTCAG GTGCCAGTCGATCAGCGTGGACAAGCAGCAGCCCAAGGCGAAGCGGAGCCTGCTCGACAACGCCAGCAACATGCTAACCAACCTTCTCAGCGGCGGCAGCCTCGGGGACATGCCCGTCGCCGAGGGCGCTGTCACAGATCTCTTCGGcaagcccctcttcttctcgCTCTATGATTGGTTCCTCGAG CATGGCTCTGTCTACAAGCTTGCTTTTGGACCCAAATCATTCGTTGTCATCTCTGACCCAATTGTTGCTAGACACATCCTCCGGGAAAATGCTTTCTGTTACGATAAG GGAGTTCTCGCTGAAATTTTAAAACCAATAATGGGGAAAGGTCTTATACCTGCTGACCTTGATACTTGGAAGCAAAGGAGAAAAG TTATAACGCCTGGATTCCATGCCTTATTCATAGAAGCTATGGTGAGAATATTTACCAAATGTTCAGAGAGAACGATATTAAAGCTTGAGGAACTTACTGAAAGTGAAAACCGTGAACAAAAATCAGCCATAGTTGACCTTGAAGCCGAGTTCTCCAATTTAGCACTCGATATAATTGGCTTGGGTGTGTTCAATTATGATTTTGACTCAGTTACTAAGGAATCTCCTGTAATCAAG GCAGTATATGGAACTCTTTTCGAAGCTGAGCACCGATCCACATTTTACATCCCCTATTGGAATCTTCCTTTGGCTAAATGGATAGTTCCAAGGCAGCGCAAGTTCCATAGTGACCTCAAGGTCATCAATGACTGCCTTGATAATCTTATAAAAAATGCAAAAGAGACAAGACAG GAAGCTGATGTGGAAAAGCTCCAGCAAAGGGACTACTCATCTTTGAAG GATGTCAGCTTGCTGAGGTTCCTTGTTGACATGCGAGGAGCTGATGTTGATGATCGCCAG CTTCGGGATGATCTTATGACGATGCTTATAGCTGGACATGAAACAACTGCTGCTGTTCTGACCTGGTCTGTTTTTCTACTGGCTCAG AACCCTACCAAGATGAGCAAAGCCCAGGCAGAGATTGATTCTGTACTCAGCAATGGGGCAATTACCGTGGAATGCCTCAAGAAAATGGA GTACATAAAATCGATCATTGTTGAGTCTCTTCGCTTGTATCCTCAGCCACCATTGTTAATCAGGCGTTCTCTCCGACCAGACAAATTGCCAG GTGGGTACAATGGAGCAAAAGAGGGATATGAAATACCAGCTGGGACTGACATATTTGTTTCG ATATACAACCTCCACAGATCCCCATATTTTTGGGATCGGCCAAATGAGTTTGAACCAGAGAGATTTTCAGTTCCAAAGAACGATGAGGGCATAGAAGGGTGGGCCGGTTTTGATCCCGGCCGGAGTCCTGGTGCAATGTACCCCAATGAG ATTATAGCGGATTTTGCTTTCCTTCCATTCGGCGGAGGGCCCCGTAAATGCGTGGGAGACCAATTTGCACTCCTGGAGTCGACGGTGGCTTTGGCCCTGCTGCTGCGGAAGTTTGATGTGGAGCTGCGAGGGTCGCCCGATGAAGTAGAGATGGTGACAGGGGCCACGATTCACACAAAGAACGGGTTGTGGTGCAGACTGAGGAGAAGGACTTGA